The sequence below is a genomic window from Sulfuracidifex metallicus DSM 6482 = JCM 9184.
GCGCTATCTCCAGGGATCTATTGGTTCTGCTGCGGATTTGAAGGTCACGCTGCCGCTGGAATGTGGGGGGTTATAGTAGTATCTTCCTCAGTAACTACTCCATATTATACTATATCATAATCTTTTTTATTTTTTAAGTTAAAAAATTGTATATTATTTTATTCATCTAATGATATTCTTGATGATTCTTACATGCCATCTAGATGTCTATGTTATTTAAATAACTCTTTATATTACATTTAAGTTTAAATAAATATCATGTTCTATTGGATAATAATTAGCTCGTCAATTTTAAACCTATGATCCTTTTGGATGCATCGTAAACTTTAGATTAATAGTTAAAAATATAAAAAGATTTTTAAATGGCGAGTAATGTGATTAATATTGACACAAGATGATAGCTTTAGCCTCGGCTTCAACATGTGCGTCCGCAGGTAGCATTAGTTTCGAAGAGGGATTCGGCTTCTTACTTGCTGGGATAGCGATAGTGGCTGGAGTAGCGTTTTTCTTCTTAACACGAAAGAATGCAGTTTAATCATTCAAAAGTTTTTTTGATTTTTATTTCTTTATATTTTATTATGTTTTACTTAGAAAAGCTTTTAAACTTTATTATGTATTAATTCTTTTGACCTAAAGTGGAGTCTCATCGTGATTGGGAAAAGATCTGGTTCGTAGTGATGTTGGTCATAGTGGTGTTTTTCGTGGGCTGGTCTTATACATCAGTTATGACCGGAGATACAGCCACATATAGAGATGGACTTCCTCTAGCTAGCGGAGTTCCAAAACCACTTCCTAATGGTACAGTTGTGATCTACATGGAAGGAATTCAATGGGCTTGGTTACCACAGAACGCCACTGAAATTGTATATATGCCAAACGGAACGGAGGAAAATATCAGCGTGAATAGCATTATAACATACGTAAACGGATATCCTTTGATTAAGGTAGATCCACACCAACCCGTAGAGTTTATCTTGTACAGCAATAACGTAGTTCACGCATTTTACCTCAGATTACCTCACGGACCTCAAAACGTAAACGTTGTACCTGGAATTAACAGCTACTCATTCTTCTTTGCACCTTCAACTCCAGGGAACTATACCTTCCATTGCGCTGAATACTGTGGAGTAGGACATTCATACATGTACGGTTATTTAGAGGTGATGTAAAATGGTCAAGTTATATCCTAGATCTACGGTAGGAATAGCCTTACTTTACACTGCAGGGGGTCTGGCTTGGTTAGCAGCTATGGGATTAGCGGCAATGTGGTTCAGAACTATTTTACTCAACCCACATGTGAATACTAAAGCCGGATACGCAATAGCTCCTCTCTACTACTTTCTAGTTACCTTACACGGACAGGCAGCAATGATGATGATCGTGGAGGATATAGCGTTATCAGTCTTCGCCTATTCCCTCTACAAAAGCGGGATGTCGACGGTTCACAATAAGGTACTCACGGCTGCTTTCTGGCTAATTAACTTGCCAATGATTATCACGTTCATAGGAGGTCCTTTGCAAGGCTGGTACATGTATCCGCCGCTTGCCCTGCAGCTAGGTTCTTGGATCTTCTATGGCTCTTTCGCTCCCGCTTTAGCAGGTAAGCTGATTGGGCTTGCATACTTCATGATGTTCTTAAATGCTATGGGTGCCATAATAGCATCTTTAACGATTTTCTTAGATGCATATAAGACTAGACCACGTGAGGGGAAAATACCAGTATTCGCAGCTTATGGAATGGCATTTGGCGGTGCACTAATTTTCGTGACAGAGTTCGCCCTTGCAGCTGCAGAGCTATGGTATGTCCTTTACTTCTGGGCTTCGGTGCCGGTGAATCCATTAACTTGGGTGGTTTTGTTCTGGTTCTGGGGACATCCAGTAGTTTACTACGCTCCATTTACTGTATTCGGAGGACTATATTATCTCATTCCAAAATTCTCAGGAAGACCTCTATTTAGCGAAAAATGGGCACGTTACAACATCATCCTACTCTTTACCTTTAGCATGTTGACTTGGGTACACCATCTGCAAACATGGCTCTCCCAGTAGTTTTAAGGGCATTCATAACGCCTACAACTCTAATACTAGCAGCAGGATCTGGACTAACGGTTTTGAACTTAGGATTAACCATAGCTACGGGGAAGGGATACCAGTGGAAGAATCCTGTAGGTCTATCAGCGTTAGTTGCTTTAATAGGCTTCATACTAGCAGGTTTACAAGCTTTAATATTACCGCTGAACCCACTTAACGTAATAGTACATAACACTTACTACGTAGTAGGTCATTTCCACCTGATGATATGGACAATAATTGTGGTCGGCTACGTTTCTATATTACTTGATATGTTGACAACTAAGATGAACGGAGCTACCTTAACAAACCTTAGCTCTGGTATGATAAGTGGGGGCATAATAATGTGGACTATAGGTGCGTTCTTGCTGGGATATACTATGAGTTATGCTGGTTATGAGGGATTGATAAGAAGGTGGGTTGCATACCCAGTTAGGTTCCTTCCATACATGGATGCTATGACGTTCTTTGCGATAATCATGGGTGCAAGCTTCGTGATGTATGGATTACCAGTTCTATTTACATTATTAGGTGTAAAGACATCGCTGTTCTGGGAGACTTCAGGTCTGTCCGGAGTCTCCAATATGACCATATCAGGTGGTTCAGGTACATCGCCTACAATGTCGACCAAAGAAATTGACGCTACTGTCACTAAAGTAGATAAATCAAGTAAAAGCCAATTAGATAAAGACGTCAAAACTTGATGCTATAAAGACTAAATTAGTCTTAAAGTAGTTTTTTGAATTTTTTATTAAGTATTGATATAGATATTTAACTTCTTTTAGATTAGTATAATGATAAATTTTATAAGTCAATTTGATGATCCCATGAGATAACTAAGATAATGTTACTTTTAAGAAAACTTTTTAAACATTTTTTAACTTAAAATGATTATGTTACATTACAGTGGGGAAAGAACCACAGCTAAGAACCTTATACTGCCAGCAACGCTAATTATAGCATTCGTAAATCCTTTCACTGAGGCTCTTCAGTTCGTGAACCCTATTGTTTACATGTTAGATCATTATGCACTATACACGGCTGGAGCTATCTTGGGATATAAGTTCTTTAAGGGGACGCTATTGACGTTCCTGATTGGTTTAATTCCTGCAATAGCTTGGCACATACCTTACTTGTTTGCACTAGGTGCATCGTTCATCACTTTTAGAATTCTGTGTGAAGCGACCCTCTTCCTAGGAGGAGTACTAGCAGGCTCATTCATTAAGTCAATGTCATTAGGCCTGAAAGTTACATTCCTAGGTCTCTATATGCTAGCGGATTCCTTTCTCAGTATTTTTTTTATTCTAGAGTATCCCCAATATTCAAACGTTGACTATCCATTTCTATCTTGGACTCCTTCAGCTTTACCTATGGTAGGGATAACAATGTTCATAGTAATGAATATTGTGCTCATTTACTCCATCGTCAAGATAATGCAGAATGCTATGATTTTTTAATTTTCTATACTTTATTAAATAAAATCAATTAAATTATTTATATTAAACAAACTATACATTTTTATTAAAACATATATATTAAGCTTTTTAAATGACTAAACCTCGTTTAATACTTGAGAAAGCTATGTCATCCTCAAATAGTTCATCAAACAGCTCTACAACTTCACCGGTTCAGAATTCTAGAATTCCACTTCCGCCACCAGACGCTGAAATATATCATGCTACTTGTAGGTTCTGTAACGTCGGGTGTGGCTATGATATATTCGTATTCCCAACGTATAAGGAAGGAGGTCCAGCCAAAGGGCAGAACGCAGTCGTATACAATATGAATGACGAAGTATTTAACAGAAACCTTGTAAATTATCAAGCTGACTATACTAGCCCCGTAATTCCTTTGGGTGCGAATTACGGTACGCCGTGGATAGGGGAGTCCATGGTCTCTAAAACGATTAAGTTCAACCCTAAGACCAATAACTGGGAACCCGTATATATTCTTGAAGTGCCGAGTTCTGAGTGCCCAGTAAATGAGGGAAACTACTCTACTAGAGGTGGAAAGAATGCATTGAGGAACTGGAGCCCTTTCAACGATAATGCTGCTGGTTTCAAGGTTTTCTCAACAAGGATACAGACTCCCCTAATAAGATGGAACGGGAGTCTTCAACCAGTTGGATGGAGTTATGCTATTGATGTAGCAGCTAGGATCGCAAAATATTACATGGATAATGAGACAGTCAACTATCCTAGTCCAGTGGGGCCAGCAGCCACACAGATATTAGCAATTAGAGCAGATCACGGAGGAGGGCAAGGAGGAGGAGTATTCAGTAACTTAATGCCAGGCTTGTTCATTCATATGGGATTAGCTACACCATTCGTGAGATTCCACTATCAGGTTGCATTCTCCTTTACTCAAGATGCATTAGAGGAGGCTACGAATGGAAATGGAACTGATACTGCAAGTATGCTTGATATAAGCATATCCGATGTTCTTGTTCTATGGGGAATAAACGAATATGCTACGTCTACCGTTAACCTAATACAGCACATATTCGACAACATCGGAGGGGCAACCTTGGACAGGAAGAAACAATGGTTCGATCCAGGAGAGCCTGTTGCTCCAGGTAACATAATAATAGTTGAAGCAAGACCTTCTGAAACAGTTCATGCCGTGGCAGCTAAATTGAACGTGAGTATACAAGATGCAATGAATGGAAACAGCGATCAGTTCCTTTACGTCCAAGTTAACCCAGGTACTGATTCTGAACTGGCAAATGCTGTAGCAGCATACATATATTACACCTACCCAGATGTAATAAGTCACTTCATCAACATGTATCAATCTGCTAGCTCTAACGGCTTTAATTTCAATCAAACAACTTATAAATATTACACTGAATACCTGCAGTCAAAGACACTAAGCGAATGGCTATCAGAAGCATCTTCAATAACTGGAGTACCTCAGAATATTATACAGAAGATGGGCGATATGTTGGCTAAACCAAAGATGGGAAGCAACGGCAATACTTACTACAATAGAGTACTTGTAGAGTTTGAAAAGGGAATAATATGGTCTGGTAATTACACACCTATTTATGCTGTAGCCAACCTTGGAATCATTACCGGAGCCCTATCTGGAAGGCCAGGCTGTGGAGTTTCTACGGGATTTGGCCACCAGAGAGGTGCAGCTTTCCCCATACCTCCACCACCTCCATGGCAGAGCAACTTAAGCCAAGGGAGGCAATTCTTCATCTCGATGCACACATACGTGCCAGCTCAGATACAGTCAAATGGACAGACAGTAACCGGGACTGCCATCGTTGAATTCATAAAGAACTTCTATAGCCAATACACTTCAAGTGGAATTCCACAGATATATCAGTACAACCCAATCATAGATTACCTGATCTACAGTGGATACGGAAAGATGCTTTGGATGTTTACTGCGAATCCATATAAACAGACCATGAGCGGAGAGAAGCTTAGCCAAGTCATAGACAACAGATCACACTTATTACAACAATGCGTAGAGCAAACTGCAGGACTAGGCATTCCATCCTCGTCGTCAGGTGCTGGAACTTCTCCCAACTATGATACTTCCGCAGTAGGTGCTACATTACCTAACTTCCCTACCTCTGAACAATACGCTAATGCTGTTATATCCTGCTTAAGCGGAACTAATAGCGTATCTGGAGCGCTATTCGTAGTTGGCAACGATATCTTCCTAGAACAGAATGACCTCTTAAAGCATGCTGCTCATTTGATACTACCTTCAGCCTCTAACCATGGAGAGACTTACGAGATAAGATGGGACGGACATGACAGAAGGCTTAGACTAGACGATGTCTATCACTCTCCCTTAGGTATGTCAATGCCTGACGTATGGATCTACGCAATGATTGCGTATGATATCTATCAGATGTATGTAGCGGAAGGGAATCAGAACTCACCTCAAGCTCAAAGGCTATATACAGCATTTAATCAGATATGGAGCTATCTCAGTAGCAACATGTCTACCAATTCCGCACCTCTATCTCTATCTGCCCTCTCCAGCTATTCAGAGAACTATTACGACTATAACTGGTTTAATATTTACAATAGTCTCTGGAACTACTATGTAGCTAATGGACCTTCAAACTTCTCGAAATGGCCATACGGATATGTAGTGCCACACTGGACTCCATGGTGGGGATCAATTGACCTAAATGACTTAAAGATGGCTAGAACTGTGGGAGTTCAACTTCCCATTCTTGGCAAGACAACCAACTCGGACGGCAGTTTTACTATGTATGGTCTGGTGAACTATGCAGAGCCTCTGATTGCAGGAAAAGCTAGAGTAGAAATGGTAACGGTTGATCCTAACAAAAGCATCACGGTGGGTAACACTAGCCTACCGCTTATAACTAGGCAAGTACAATACATGGATAACAGTCAGTTACAGTCTACCCTTGGAATTACTCTTAGCGACTTAGCGAATTACGTGATAAACGGATTCAATCCCTTCCCCACTCCATATGTAGGCATATTCGGCTATGCTGCATCGCTTCAGGGCAAGTATAAGTATTGGGCTAACAACGGAAGATGGAACATAATATTCCAGTCAGGATGGGTTGACTACCAGATTCCAGATATATTAAGGAGAGTTCCTCAGCCCATTATCATGATGAACGCCCAGGACGCATCTAATGAAGGTTTGCAAAATGGAGATATAATTCAAGCTTACAATGATTATGGTTCTTTAGACGGAATAGTTTGGATCTCAAACACTGTTCCTCCAGGACAATTATTCATTGCAATGGCATATGAAGTGAAACCAGGCGCAAATCAAACTACAACAGTAACAGTGGATCCAGTTACAGCTAATCAAATGGTAAAATGGTCATGGGTAAACATACAGAAGATAGGGACCTTACCACCTGAACAGAAACAGACTATAACTTTTGCACCCGTGCAATTCCAGATTCCATCATCAGGATCAAGCTAAAGATTTTTTATCTTGTCTTCTTCTATATCATTCTTTCTATCTATTTTTAGTAATTGAAGCGTATGAATATGACGTTTACTCTCTGCGTTAAGTTTTAATAATGAACCTTTATTTTCGTTATCTAGTATTCTAATCTCTTACCTTCATCGCTGATTCAATACCATTTATCATAATATAAATTCCCTTAAATATAACCTTAAAATAATAAATTGAGGTTAACTCAATTGCATTTTTCACAAAAAACTTCTCTTTTTCCTTTTAAATATCACACCTCTTTCATTTTCCTGCTTTTTAAAGATTTAGACTAATATTAAACTAATTTATACAAGAAAAATAAATGGACTTTTCTGGTTGTAATAATTAGCAAAATGTTATAATTTCCTCGTCCTCTATGTTACTTATGAAAGCATTGAACAAAGATCAAGTCAAATTAAGCAATCTCATAGCTCCCATAGTCTTGATAGCACTTGCTGTGAACCCATACACTGAGATTCAGGAAAGCCATCTAGAGTTCCTCTTCATGTTAAGCCATTACGCCCTCTTCATAGGTGGGTTCCTCCTTGCGTACAAACTGCTAAAGCTACCCTCCATCTCAGTGCTTGGCGGCATATTCCTAGCTGTTCTCTGGCACATTCCTTACTTCTTCGCCCTTGCAGCTGCATTTCCCGTGTTTAGGGCTTTAAACGACACCACTTTAATTATTGGAGGCATAATGGCTGGAGGATCCCTCAGTTCGCTAAATAATGGATTTAAGCTTTCCCTTTTGGTTGCATGGATGGGGGCAGACACAGTACTAGCAATTCTACTTCTAGCAGGATGGCCTCCTTATTCTAACATAATTTATCCTTTCTCTCCCTTCCCTGAATCACAGGAGTTCTTAACGGGGCTTTCCATGTTCTTCGTAATGTTCGTAATATTCCTGATAGCTATAGCTAACTTCTTGAGGACAACGTTCAAGCTAATGTGAAAGTTAAAAAACTACTACTTATTAAAAATTAATTATTATTTATGCCATAAAAAAGAATCCTTTTCATTGAACTTGCAATTTGGGAAAAACAGTTTAAATCTGTCACTTTAAGAGTGTTTAGGTGATATGAAATGAATACGCTTTGGTTTAGATGGATCTTAGCAATCTTATCATCATTATGGGCTGGAGTCCATTTAGTCTTAACACACGCCGTATTACCAAAAACCCTACAGCTACAATGGTGTATGAGACATTCTTCGGTTTCACTGCAGCCCTAGCGATTGTTGCATCAGTACTACTCATACAAGGTACTAGGTATTCCTACCCACTGATTACTATATTTTACGTTATAGACTTCGTCCTTTTGGCAGAAACTAGATTTGGACCAGCTCTATTCATAGGAAAGAAATTACCCTTCAACTCTTATGTAGAGATTTCCCTTATTCTAGACGTGATTCTAGCTTTAGGTACCATTGGATTATGGTTTATAGAGAGAAGAAACACAAAAACCATATCGAAGGAGACTGTAGAGCAAAATCAGCCAAGCCATAAATAAAGAGGAACTTTTTTATTAGGTTGTAAAAAAGACCTTTTTCTTTAAATGAAAAGGAAATTATTTTAGTTTTTTGTCTCTAATTCCTACCAATGTTTATTTGGTCACTTAAAAGTAAAGATATATCTTAACGCAAGGCTTTTATTGACAAGTATATCATACCCTCATATGTTTGACAAACTGGGAACGTTCGAGGCATCTAAATGGTATGTCGTGGTGGCGATCTGGATTTTGATAGTTATAATAGCAGCTCCATTTACGTCCCTTTTCTTTCACTCTGTTTCAAATCAAATTACAATATCTATTCCTGGAAGCACCGCACAACAAGCCCAACAAATAGTCTCAAAGGACTTTCATATAGGAGGAGCATCTTCAGCATCTGCTCTTCTTTTTATACAAGGTAACATAAGTCAATACTCTGGTTTCTTTGCAAACTTCACTAAATATGGAAATGCATCAATCTCAGATTTCTTTACTATAGAGAAAGGAATTTTAAATTCGTCAATAACTAAAGGGTTGAACGCTACAGAAAGCCTAGCTAAGACTTTCAAAAATATTTCCTCCCAAGAAATTCAAACTGAAGGAAAGCTAAACTATACTTATACAAACCTGACTGCTAAGATTAATGGATTAGAGAAACTTAATAGTTCGGCATCTGAAGTTGAGTCCAAATTCGTCAACGTATCCTCAGCTCTTAACTCCACTTCAAAGAAGCTGGAAGCACTTCACCAAGAAGGACTAGGTTTAGAAAGGAACTTCACATACCTGAAAGGAAACGAGACTGAGTTAAACTCTACGATTGAGACTTTAAGTAAACTTGAATACGGAGTACCTCTAACTTTCCTCAAAGTTTGGGAGAATGCTTACAACGAGACTAAAAGCGTAAACTTAGCTGACGGCATAGCTTTCATGAAGACATATCAAGGAGTCAACGGAACTGCAAGACAATACTTTGTTAACTTCGATAGTGACTGGAACTCCTCCTTCAGAGTTGGAGATAATCCTTACCTTGTTGCGTTGAATTTGATACCTGAAGCAGTTAATCAAACGTTCTCCAACACTAAAGAGTACAACCTGGCCATAAGTATATCGAAGTCCTTTAACTTCTCCGATTTCCAGAACGTAACCACCATTCAGGACTTCGTAGCAAATCTATTCAATCAAACCTATCACGTACCTATCTATATTGCGAAATCACTTTTAATTGAATCGCCAGAAAACGTTACCTTGAAAATACTTCATCAGAAGACGAACATAAGCTATCCCATACTAATGCAAACGTTAAGTTCAGAGAATTTCACTGGAATAGCGGCACAAATACTGGAAAGCAAAGTTAACGCCTCTGGATCGCGGTTCATAGAACAAGTTTACCTTCATTTGAATTACACGCCTTTACAATTTGCAATTTCATATCTATCCTCAGTTTCTAACGTCTCTCCAACTATAGTTAAAGAAGTATTAACTTCTAACTCCACGGGTCTAATTTTTCTGATATCTAATGAGGCGTCAAACAAGACCGGAATTCCTTCATGGTTCTACGTTTCATTACTGAGGTACAAGGATTTAAATAACCTCA
It includes:
- a CDS encoding LPXTG cell wall anchor domain-containing protein, with translation MIALASASTCASAGSISFEEGFGFLLAGIAIVAGVAFFFLTRKNAV
- the soxA gene encoding proton pump complex quinol oxidase subunit SoxA, coding for MESHRDWEKIWFVVMLVIVVFFVGWSYTSVMTGDTATYRDGLPLASGVPKPLPNGTVVIYMEGIQWAWLPQNATEIVYMPNGTEENISVNSIITYVNGYPLIKVDPHQPVEFILYSNNVVHAFYLRLPHGPQNVNVVPGINSYSFFFAPSTPGNYTFHCAEYCGVGHSYMYGYLEVM
- a CDS encoding DUF1404 domain-containing protein is translated as MLHYSGERTTAKNLILPATLIIAFVNPFTEALQFVNPIVYMLDHYALYTAGAILGYKFFKGTLLTFLIGLIPAIAWHIPYLFALGASFITFRILCEATLFLGGVLAGSFIKSMSLGLKVTFLGLYMLADSFLSIFFILEYPQYSNVDYPFLSWTPSALPMVGITMFIVMNIVLIYSIVKIMQNAMIF
- a CDS encoding molybdopterin dinucleotide binding domain-containing protein — encoded protein: MTKPRLILEKAMSSSNSSSNSSTTSPVQNSRIPLPPPDAEIYHATCRFCNVGCGYDIFVFPTYKEGGPAKGQNAVVYNMNDEVFNRNLVNYQADYTSPVIPLGANYGTPWIGESMVSKTIKFNPKTNNWEPVYILEVPSSECPVNEGNYSTRGGKNALRNWSPFNDNAAGFKVFSTRIQTPLIRWNGSLQPVGWSYAIDVAARIAKYYMDNETVNYPSPVGPAATQILAIRADHGGGQGGGVFSNLMPGLFIHMGLATPFVRFHYQVAFSFTQDALEEATNGNGTDTASMLDISISDVLVLWGINEYATSTVNLIQHIFDNIGGATLDRKKQWFDPGEPVAPGNIIIVEARPSETVHAVAAKLNVSIQDAMNGNSDQFLYVQVNPGTDSELANAVAAYIYYTYPDVISHFINMYQSASSNGFNFNQTTYKYYTEYLQSKTLSEWLSEASSITGVPQNIIQKMGDMLAKPKMGSNGNTYYNRVLVEFEKGIIWSGNYTPIYAVANLGIITGALSGRPGCGVSTGFGHQRGAAFPIPPPPPWQSNLSQGRQFFISMHTYVPAQIQSNGQTVTGTAIVEFIKNFYSQYTSSGIPQIYQYNPIIDYLIYSGYGKMLWMFTANPYKQTMSGEKLSQVIDNRSHLLQQCVEQTAGLGIPSSSSGAGTSPNYDTSAVGATLPNFPTSEQYANAVISCLSGTNSVSGALFVVGNDIFLEQNDLLKHAAHLILPSASNHGETYEIRWDGHDRRLRLDDVYHSPLGMSMPDVWIYAMIAYDIYQMYVAEGNQNSPQAQRLYTAFNQIWSYLSSNMSTNSAPLSLSALSSYSENYYDYNWFNIYNSLWNYYVANGPSNFSKWPYGYVVPHWTPWWGSIDLNDLKMARTVGVQLPILGKTTNSDGSFTMYGLVNYAEPLIAGKARVEMVTVDPNKSITVGNTSLPLITRQVQYMDNSQLQSTLGITLSDLANYVINGFNPFPTPYVGIFGYAASLQGKYKYWANNGRWNIIFQSGWVDYQIPDILRRVPQPIIMMNAQDASNEGLQNGDIIQAYNDYGSLDGIVWISNTVPPGQLFIAMAYEVKPGANQTTTVTVDPVTANQMVKWSWVNIQKIGTLPPEQKQTITFAPVQFQIPSSGSS
- a CDS encoding DUF1404 domain-containing protein, yielding MKALNKDQVKLSNLIAPIVLIALAVNPYTEIQESHLEFLFMLSHYALFIGGFLLAYKLLKLPSISVLGGIFLAVLWHIPYFFALAAAFPVFRALNDTTLIIGGIMAGGSLSSLNNGFKLSLLVAWMGADTVLAILLLAGWPPYSNIIYPFSPFPESQEFLTGLSMFFVMFVIFLIAIANFLRTTFKLM